From Canis lupus familiaris isolate Mischka breed German Shepherd chromosome 16, alternate assembly UU_Cfam_GSD_1.0, whole genome shotgun sequence, one genomic window encodes:
- the OR2A37 gene encoding olfactory receptor family 2 subfamily A member 37, with product MGSNQSWVTEFVLVGFQLSAEMEVLLFWIFSLLYIFSLLANGVILGLIRLDLRLHTPMYFFLSHLAVIDMSYASNNVPKMLVNLVNQKRTISFVPCVMQTFLYLGFAATECLVLVVMSYDRYVAICHPLQYTVIMSWRLCMVLAVTSWVFSFLLALVHLILILRLPFCGPHEINHFFCEILSVLKLACADTRLNQVVIFGTCVFILVGPLCLVLVSYSCILFAILRIQSGEGRRKAFSTCSSHLCVVGLYFGSAIVMYMAPKSNHPEEKQKILSLFYSLFNPMLNPLIYSLRNTEVKGALRRALYRHRHI from the coding sequence ATGGGAAGCAACCAGTCATGGGTCACAGAATTTGTCTTGGTGGGGTTCCAGCTCAGTGCAGAGATGGAAGTGCTCCTCTTCTGGATCTTCTCCCTCTTGTATATCTTCAGTCTGCTGGCAAATGGCGTGATCTTGGGACTCATCCGTCTGGACCTGAGACtgcacacccccatgtacttcttcctctcaCACCTGGCTGTCATCGACATGTCCTATGCCTCCAACAATGTCCCCAAGATGTTGGTAAACTTAGTGAATCAGAAGAGAACCATCTCTTTTGTTCCCTGCGTAATGCAGACATTTCTGTACCTGGGTTTTGCTGCTACAGAGTGCCTGGTTTTGGTGGTGATGTCCTATGACAGGTACGTGGCCATCTGCCACCCCCTCCAGTACACTGTCATCATGAGCTGGAGACTGTGCATGGTCCTGGCTGTCACTTCTTGGGTGTTTAGCTTCCTCTTGGCCCTCGTCCATTTAATTCTCATCCTGAGGCTGCCCTTCTGTGGGCCTCATGAAATCAACCACTTCTTCTGTGAAATCTTATCTGTCCTCAAGCTGGCCTGTGCTGACACTAGGCTCAACCAAGTGGTCATCTTTGGGACCTGTGTGTTTATCTTAGTGGGGCCTCTCTGCTTGGTGCTGGTGTCCTACTCATGCATCCTGTTTGCCATCCTGAGGATCCAGTCTGGGGAAGGCCGCAGAAAGGCCTTCTCCACCTGTTCCTCCCACCTCTGCGTGGTGGGGCTCTACTTTGGCAGCGCCATTGTCATGTACATGGCCCCCAAATCCAACCAcccagaggagaagcagaagatCCTTTCCCTGTTTTATAGCCTTTTCAACCCTATGCTGAACCCACTGATCTACAGTCTGAGGAACACAGAGGTGAAGGGTGCCCTGAGGAGAGCCTTATACAGGCATAGGCATATATGA
- the OR2A14 gene encoding olfactory receptor family 2 subfamily A member 14, which translates to MGGNQTWITEVILLGFQVDPALELLLFGLFCLFYTLTLLGNGVILGLICLDARLHSPMYFFLTHLAIVDMSYASNNVPKMLANLVNLKRTISFVPCIMQTFLYLAFAHIECLILVVMSYDRFVAICHPLHYTVIMNWRMCTVLASTSWVFSFLLALVHLILILRLPFCGPHEINHFFCEILSVLKLACADTRLNQVVIFAACVFILVGPLCLVLVSYSCILFAILRIQSGEGRRKAFSTCSSHLCVVGLFFGSAIVMYMAPKSNHPEEQQKILSLFYSLFNPMLNPLIYSLRNTEVKGALRRVLYRQRHI; encoded by the coding sequence ATGGGAGGCAACCAGACATGGATCACAGAAGTCATCCTGCTGGGATTCCAGGTCGATCCAGCACTGGAGCTCCTTCTCTTTggacttttctgtcttttctataCCCTCACCCTTCTGGGAAATGGAGTCATCTTAGGGCTTATCTGCTTAGACGCTAGACTGCACagccccatgtacttcttcctcactCACCTGGCAATTGTTGACATGTCCTACGCCTCCAATAATGTCCCCAAGATGCTGGCAAATCTTGTGAATCTGAAAAGAACCATATCCTTTGTTCCTTGCATCATGCAGACTTTTCTGTATCTGGCTTTTGCTCACATAGAGTGCCTGATTTTGGTTGTGATGTCCTATGACAGGTTTGTGGCAATCTGCCATCCTCTACATTACACAGTCATCATGAACTGGAGAATGTGCACAGTCTTAGCCAGCACTTCTTGGGTTTTTAGCTTCCTCTTGGCTCTCGTCCATTTAATTCTCATCTTGAGGCTGCCCTTCTGTGGGCCTCATGAAATCAACCACTTCTTCTGTGAAATCCTGTCTGTCCTCAAGCTGGCCTGTGCTGACACTAGGCTCAACCAAGTGGTCATCTTTGCTGCCTGTGTGTTTATCTTAGTGGGACCTCTCTGCTTGGTGCTGGTGTCCTACTCATGCATCCTGTTTGCCATCCTGAGAATCCAGTCTGGGGAAGGCCGCAGAAAGGCCTTCTCCACCTGTTCCTCCCACCTCTGCGTGGTGGGGCTCTTCTTTGGCAGCGCCATTGTCATGTACATGGCCCCCAAATCCAACCACCCTGAGGAGCAGCAGAAGatcctttctctgttttatagCCTTTTCAACCCTATGCTGAACCCACTGATCTACAGTCTGAGGAACACAGAGGTGAAGGGTGCCCTGAGGAGAGTCTTATACAGGCAGAGGCATATATGA